In one window of Caballeronia sp. TF1N1 DNA:
- a CDS encoding YceI family protein, which produces MAADTYQLDPNHTYPSFESDHFGGVSTWRGKFNKSSGTVVLDRAAKTGTAEVTIDIASINTGNAKLDEHLQKAEFFDVAKYPTAVYKGTSIRFNGDTPVEVIGTLTMHGVTKPLNLKLDTFKCFVNPMMKKEVCGTEASATFDRGDFGMDYGKSYGFSLKTTLHIQAEGVKQ; this is translated from the coding sequence ATGGCCGCTGATACCTACCAGCTCGATCCCAACCACACGTATCCGAGCTTCGAATCCGATCACTTCGGCGGCGTGTCCACGTGGCGCGGCAAGTTCAACAAGAGCAGCGGCACCGTCGTGCTCGATCGCGCGGCGAAGACCGGCACGGCTGAAGTGACGATCGACATTGCATCGATCAACACCGGCAACGCGAAGCTCGACGAGCATCTGCAAAAAGCCGAATTCTTCGATGTCGCCAAGTACCCGACCGCGGTGTACAAGGGCACGTCGATCCGCTTCAACGGCGACACGCCGGTTGAAGTCATCGGCACGCTGACCATGCACGGCGTGACCAAGCCGCTCAACCTGAAGCTCGACACCTTCAAGTGCTTCGTCAATCCGATGATGAAGAAGGAAGTGTGCGGCACGGAAGCGTCGGCGACGTTCGATCGCGGCGACTTCGGCATGGACTACGGCAAGTCGTACGGCTTCAGCCTGAAGACGACGCTGCATATCCAGGCCGAAGGCGTGAAGCAGTAA
- a CDS encoding membrane integrity-associated transporter subunit PqiC translates to MRFVASLLTLGAAGVLAACASSPSSRFYTLTGTDAPGAAPAQPASLYFELAPVDMPQQVTRNQLVVQTSPAQVKVLETERWASLPSDEMRRALSADLTRQLGAIDVSGTARPEGTPLYRVKVNVQRFESWPGSRAVIDAVWSVQTSAGAQTTLTCRTVAQERVGDGFDALVDGHRQAVSEIASAISSGVRSVAALPPAPAVSSSAKGKTAASTPSAPLLPCPSGNLAALSPDDTHARRPL, encoded by the coding sequence ATGAGGTTCGTCGCGTCGTTGTTGACTCTGGGCGCGGCAGGCGTGCTCGCCGCCTGCGCCTCGTCGCCGTCGAGCCGCTTCTACACGCTCACCGGAACGGACGCGCCGGGCGCGGCTCCCGCGCAGCCGGCCTCGCTCTATTTCGAACTCGCGCCGGTGGACATGCCGCAGCAGGTCACGCGCAACCAGTTGGTCGTGCAGACGAGCCCCGCGCAGGTCAAGGTGCTCGAAACGGAACGCTGGGCCTCGCTGCCGTCCGACGAAATGCGGCGCGCGCTGTCCGCGGATCTGACACGCCAGCTCGGGGCAATCGATGTCTCGGGCACGGCGCGGCCGGAAGGAACGCCGCTGTATCGCGTGAAGGTGAACGTGCAGCGCTTCGAATCGTGGCCGGGCTCGCGGGCCGTGATCGACGCCGTGTGGAGCGTGCAGACATCGGCGGGAGCGCAGACGACGCTCACGTGCCGGACCGTGGCGCAGGAACGCGTCGGCGATGGTTTCGATGCGCTCGTAGACGGGCATCGGCAGGCGGTGAGCGAGATTGCATCGGCGATTTCGAGCGGCGTGCGAAGTGTCGCCGCGCTGCCGCCCGCGCCCGCCGTCTCGTCGTCCGCAAAGGGCAAGACGGCCGCCAGCACGCCGAGTGCGCCGCTCTTGCCGTGCCCGTCGGGGAATCTGGCGGCGTTGTCACCAGACGACACCCACGCGCGGCGTCCCCTGTAA
- a CDS encoding paraquat-inducible protein A, with translation MNENEPDELIACHECDALFKKRALPRHTSARCPRCGALLYRSIAGNLDRISAMTLAALITFVIAQAFPIVELDANGITSQTTLIGAIVSLWNEQMEIIAVLVFFATIFAPLAELLALLYVLVPLRAGYVPPGFNATLRTIQFVRPWGMIEVFMLGVLVTLVKMVSLARVIPEAALFAFGALTLMVAVVVSFDPQRLWDIAERLPKRAERRQRIAPTVRQKS, from the coding sequence ATGAACGAGAACGAACCGGATGAACTCATTGCGTGCCACGAGTGTGACGCGCTCTTCAAGAAGCGCGCGTTGCCCCGGCATACGTCGGCGCGCTGTCCGCGTTGCGGTGCGCTGCTCTATCGCAGTATCGCGGGCAATCTCGATCGCATCAGCGCCATGACGCTCGCCGCGCTGATCACCTTCGTGATCGCGCAGGCGTTTCCCATCGTCGAACTGGACGCCAACGGCATCACTTCGCAGACCACGCTGATCGGTGCAATCGTTTCCTTGTGGAACGAGCAGATGGAGATCATCGCGGTGCTGGTGTTCTTCGCCACCATCTTCGCGCCGCTCGCCGAACTGCTCGCGCTGCTCTACGTGCTCGTGCCGCTGCGCGCGGGTTACGTGCCGCCGGGCTTCAATGCCACGTTACGCACCATTCAGTTCGTGCGTCCGTGGGGAATGATCGAGGTGTTCATGCTCGGCGTGCTCGTCACGCTCGTGAAGATGGTGAGTCTCGCGCGCGTGATTCCCGAAGCCGCGCTGTTCGCTTTCGGCGCGCTGACGCTGATGGTCGCCGTGGTCGTGAGCTTCGATCCGCAACGGCTGTGGGATATCGCCGAAAGGTTGCCCAAGCGCGCGGAACGCAGACAACGCATCGCACCGACGGTGAGGCAGAAATCATGA
- a CDS encoding paraquat-inducible protein A: MNPDQTSAAVDEPEAPPTLYTTASRQNVVACHACGLVQPLAHTIERQRCTRCDAVVHRRHPDAIARTWALLISAAILYIPANLFPVMHTSSILGSEDDTIMSGVALFWNDGDYPLAAIIFIASILVPMMKLATLGFLLISVQRRSVWRPRQRTTLFRIVEGIGRWSMLDVFVVTLTVALVRFKSLAVITAGPGTIAFASVVVLTMLASMQFDPRLIWDNIEPSGKKHD; this comes from the coding sequence ATGAATCCGGATCAAACCAGCGCGGCCGTCGATGAACCCGAAGCGCCGCCTACGCTCTACACCACGGCATCGCGCCAGAACGTCGTGGCGTGCCACGCATGCGGTCTGGTGCAGCCGCTCGCGCATACCATCGAAAGACAGCGCTGCACGCGCTGCGACGCGGTCGTGCACCGGCGGCACCCGGATGCCATCGCGCGCACGTGGGCACTTCTTATCAGCGCGGCGATTTTGTACATTCCGGCGAACCTGTTTCCGGTCATGCACACGTCGTCCATTCTCGGCTCCGAGGACGACACCATCATGTCGGGCGTCGCGCTCTTCTGGAACGATGGCGACTATCCGCTCGCGGCAATCATCTTCATCGCCAGCATTCTCGTACCGATGATGAAGCTCGCCACGCTCGGCTTCCTGCTCATCAGCGTACAGCGACGCTCGGTGTGGCGACCGCGCCAGCGGACCACGCTCTTTAGAATCGTCGAAGGCATCGGACGATGGTCGATGCTCGACGTCTTCGTGGTCACGCTCACCGTCGCGCTGGTGCGTTTCAAGTCGCTCGCGGTCATCACGGCGGGACCGGGAACCATCGCCTTCGCTTCGGTGGTCGTGCTTACCATGCTCGCATCCATGCAATTCGACCCGCGCCTCATATGGGACAACATAGAACCGTCAGGAAAGAAACATGACTAG
- a CDS encoding YceI family protein, with protein MKVKLNRWMLAAVSASSLALAIGAHAQVDVSKSSVTATSKQMNVPTDGKFNKFTAQISFDPAKPAAGSANITIDTGSYDLGDDDYNKQVRGKEWFDAATYPTATFVSSAIAPAGGNQYKVTGKITIKGKSQTVTVPVTITQQGATETFDGSLPIKRNQFDIGTGEWKDTSVVADDVVIKFHIVAAKK; from the coding sequence ATGAAAGTGAAACTCAATCGTTGGATGCTGGCCGCCGTATCGGCAAGCTCGCTTGCGCTCGCCATCGGCGCACATGCGCAAGTGGACGTGAGCAAGAGCAGCGTGACCGCGACATCGAAGCAGATGAACGTGCCCACGGACGGCAAGTTCAACAAGTTCACGGCGCAGATTTCGTTCGATCCGGCCAAGCCCGCCGCCGGCAGCGCGAATATCACGATCGATACCGGCAGCTACGATCTCGGCGACGACGACTACAACAAGCAGGTGCGCGGCAAGGAATGGTTCGATGCCGCGACCTATCCGACCGCCACGTTCGTTTCGAGCGCCATTGCGCCGGCGGGCGGCAATCAATACAAGGTGACGGGCAAAATCACCATCAAGGGCAAGTCGCAGACGGTCACGGTGCCCGTGACCATCACGCAGCAGGGCGCAACGGAAACGTTCGACGGCTCGCTGCCGATCAAGCGCAACCAGTTCGACATTGGAACGGGTGAATGGAAAGACACGTCGGTGGTCGCCGACGATGTCGTCATCAAGTTTCATATCGTCGCCGCGAAGAAGTAA
- a CDS encoding intermembrane transport protein PqiB yields MTSGQGPNGPNESTRGDEPSKQRGGLPPNLPEPVIEPRSRWLPSLVWVIPLVAALIGIFLVVKTVTSRGPTVTISFVSAEGLETGKTKVKYKDVDIGTVKSITLSKDHSRVLVDVQLTKEATDFAVKDTRFWVVRPRVAASGVTGLSTLLSGAYIGVDAGKSSEDQSYFVGLETPPAVTADQKGHTFTLHGESLGSLDIGSPVYYRRVQVGQVTAFSLDKDGTGVTMQVFVNSPYDQYVGGNSRWWHASGVDLRLDSSGFTLNTQSLATVILGGIAFQTPPNQQSGAQAKDNSTFRLAADQADAMRDPDGEPVHVVMNFNQSLRGLSVGAPVDFRGIVLGQVTGIGVRYDQESHSFMMPVTIDLYPDRLGRRAKEALPDKGSPASQDMLNLLVKRGLRGQLRTGNLLTSQLYVALDFFPKAPAAKVLANTDPIELPTVPNTLDELQLQIADIARKLDKIPFDEIGTNLNGSLKQANALFKQLDTEVVPEMRSTLTEAQKTFGAAQSTLSQDSPVQSDVRQAMQELTRTLQSLNALADYLERHPESLLRGKTGEKP; encoded by the coding sequence ATGACTAGTGGCCAGGGGCCGAACGGGCCGAACGAATCCACGCGTGGTGACGAGCCGTCGAAACAACGCGGCGGACTGCCGCCCAATCTGCCGGAACCGGTGATCGAGCCACGCAGCCGCTGGCTGCCTTCGCTCGTGTGGGTCATTCCGCTCGTGGCGGCGTTGATCGGCATCTTTCTGGTGGTCAAGACCGTGACGAGCCGTGGACCGACGGTGACCATCAGCTTCGTCAGCGCGGAAGGGCTCGAGACCGGCAAGACCAAGGTGAAGTACAAGGACGTGGATATCGGCACGGTCAAATCGATCACGTTGTCGAAAGACCATTCACGCGTACTCGTCGATGTGCAACTTACCAAGGAAGCCACCGATTTCGCCGTGAAGGACACGCGCTTCTGGGTCGTGCGCCCGCGCGTGGCGGCGAGCGGGGTGACGGGGTTGTCCACCTTGCTCTCGGGTGCGTATATCGGTGTCGATGCGGGCAAGTCCTCCGAGGATCAGAGCTATTTCGTCGGGCTGGAGACGCCGCCCGCCGTCACGGCGGATCAGAAGGGCCACACTTTCACGCTGCACGGAGAATCTCTCGGTTCGCTCGATATCGGCTCGCCGGTCTATTACCGGCGCGTGCAGGTCGGTCAGGTGACGGCGTTTTCGCTCGACAAGGACGGCACCGGCGTCACCATGCAAGTGTTTGTCAATTCGCCCTACGATCAATACGTAGGCGGCAATTCGCGCTGGTGGCATGCGAGCGGCGTGGATCTGCGCCTGGATTCGAGCGGCTTCACGCTGAACACGCAGTCGCTCGCGACGGTGATTCTCGGCGGCATTGCGTTCCAGACGCCGCCGAACCAGCAGTCGGGTGCGCAGGCAAAGGACAACTCCACGTTCCGCCTCGCCGCCGACCAGGCCGACGCCATGCGCGATCCGGACGGCGAACCCGTGCACGTGGTGATGAACTTCAATCAGTCGCTGCGCGGCTTGTCGGTCGGCGCGCCGGTCGATTTCCGCGGCATCGTGCTCGGTCAGGTGACGGGTATCGGCGTGCGCTACGACCAGGAATCGCATTCCTTCATGATGCCGGTGACGATCGACCTCTATCCGGACCGCCTCGGCCGGCGCGCGAAGGAAGCGCTGCCCGACAAGGGTTCGCCGGCGAGCCAGGACATGCTCAATCTGCTCGTCAAGCGCGGTCTGCGCGGCCAGTTGCGCACGGGCAATCTGCTGACGAGCCAGCTTTACGTCGCGCTCGACTTCTTCCCGAAGGCGCCGGCCGCGAAGGTGCTCGCCAACACAGACCCGATCGAGTTGCCGACCGTGCCGAACACGCTCGACGAATTGCAATTGCAGATCGCCGACATCGCCCGCAAGCTCGACAAGATTCCGTTCGACGAGATCGGCACGAATCTGAACGGCTCGCTCAAGCAGGCCAATGCGCTCTTCAAGCAACTCGATACGGAAGTCGTGCCGGAAATGCGCAGCACGCTGACCGAGGCGCAGAAAACCTTCGGCGCGGCGCAATCGACGCTTTCGCAAGATTCGCCGGTCCAGTCCGACGTGCGTCAGGCCATGCAGGAACTCACGCGGACGCTGCAATCGCTCAATGCGCTCGCCGATTATCTGGAACGCCATCCGGAATCGCTGTTGCGCGGGAAAACGGGAGAAAAACCATGA
- the secF gene encoding protein translocase subunit SecF — protein sequence MEFFRIRRDLPLMQRALIFNAISLITFLAAVFFLVHRGLHLSVEFTGGTVIEVQYPQAVPLEPVRGTMARLGYADAQVKNFGTSRDVLIRLPIKQGLTSAQQSDQVITALKVNDPQVTLQRVEFVGPQVGKELVTNGLLALACVVIGIVIYLSFRFEWKYAVAGVIANLHDVVIILGFFAYFQWEFSLSVLAAILAVLGYSVNESVVIFDRIRETFRKQRKMTVIEVINHAITSTMSRTIITHGCTEMMVLSMFFFGGPTLHYFALALTVGILFGIYSSVFVAAALAMWLGVKREDLVKDKKDRFDPNDPNAGAQV from the coding sequence ATGGAATTCTTCCGCATTCGCCGCGACTTGCCGTTGATGCAGCGCGCGTTGATCTTCAACGCGATCTCGCTCATCACGTTCCTCGCGGCCGTTTTTTTCCTCGTGCATCGAGGCCTGCATCTGTCGGTGGAGTTCACGGGCGGAACGGTCATCGAGGTGCAGTATCCGCAAGCCGTGCCGCTCGAACCCGTGCGCGGCACCATGGCCAGGCTCGGTTACGCCGATGCGCAAGTGAAGAACTTCGGCACATCGCGCGACGTGCTCATCCGTTTGCCGATCAAGCAAGGCCTCACGTCGGCGCAGCAGAGCGATCAGGTGATCACCGCGCTCAAGGTCAACGACCCGCAAGTCACACTGCAACGTGTCGAGTTCGTCGGGCCCCAGGTGGGCAAGGAACTCGTGACCAACGGGCTGTTGGCGCTGGCTTGCGTGGTGATCGGCATCGTGATCTATCTGTCGTTCCGCTTCGAGTGGAAGTATGCGGTGGCGGGCGTTATCGCCAACTTGCACGACGTGGTGATCATTCTCGGCTTCTTCGCTTACTTCCAGTGGGAGTTCTCGCTGTCCGTGCTGGCGGCGATTCTCGCGGTGCTCGGCTATTCGGTGAACGAGTCGGTGGTTATCTTCGACCGGATTCGTGAAACCTTCCGCAAGCAGCGCAAGATGACGGTGATCGAGGTTATCAACCACGCGATCACGAGCACGATGTCGCGAACCATCATCACTCACGGCTGTACGGAAATGATGGTGCTCTCGATGTTCTTCTTCGGCGGTCCGACGCTGCATTACTTCGCGCTGGCGCTGACGGTGGGTATTCTGTTCGGTATCTACTCGTCGGTGTTCGTGGCCGCCGCGCTTGCGATGTGGCTGGGCGTGAAGCGCGAAGATCTCGTCAAGGACAAGAAGGACAGGTTCGATCCGAACGATCCGAACGCGGGCGCTCAGGTTTAA
- the secD gene encoding protein translocase subunit SecD: protein MNRYPLWKYVVMLVALVIGLVYTLPNFFGEAPAVQVSSGKATVKLDSATLSTVESALAAAKIQSDEVTFDNSSASANIRVRLKDTDTQLHAKDIITKALNSDPTDPQYIVALNLQSASPRWLSALHALPMYLGLDLRGGVHFLLQVDMAGALNKKLDSDAADARTYLRDRNIRDGGVNRVGQSVVVNFADAAAADNARTLLTTGVAELQWTTRQGGDGYQVVGTFTPGTQRTVEDGALKQNITTLHNRVNELGVAEPVIQQQGSDRIVVELPGVQDTAKAKDIIGRTATLEARLADPVNTYGNATDPVPPGDEAFKQGDRTVFLRKQIIFTGDRIIDASTGFDDHQRPSVNLRLDSAGGRAVSSVSRDNIGKPMAMVLFEKGKGEVLTVATIQSELGDRFQITGQPTPQAATDLALLLRAGSLAAPMDIIEERTVGPSLGADNIKKGFDSVQYGFAAIAIFMIVYYMLFGLISMLSLSVNLLLLVAILSMLQATLTLPGIAAIALALGMAIDANVLINERIREELRNGAPPQTAIQEGFKHAWATILDSNVTTLIAGLALLAFGSGPVRGFAVVHCIGILTSMFSAVFFSRGLVNLWYGGKKKLKSLAIGQVWRPEGGNTEAAAAAYLAAQRGDDSPVDEIIKTAKGKTKTAVPVAAPRAQVQTPARGGKPSVRRRSGPGIDEEKPGSPR, encoded by the coding sequence ATGAATCGTTATCCCCTCTGGAAGTATGTCGTGATGCTGGTGGCGCTCGTCATCGGTCTCGTCTACACGCTTCCCAATTTCTTCGGCGAAGCGCCTGCCGTGCAGGTATCGAGCGGCAAGGCAACCGTGAAGCTCGACTCCGCCACGCTTTCGACTGTCGAGAGCGCGCTCGCCGCGGCAAAGATCCAGTCCGACGAAGTCACGTTCGACAACTCGTCGGCGAGTGCGAACATTCGTGTGCGTCTGAAAGACACGGACACGCAGTTGCATGCGAAAGACATCATCACGAAGGCGCTGAACAGCGACCCGACCGACCCGCAGTACATCGTCGCGCTGAACCTGCAGAGCGCATCGCCGCGCTGGCTCTCCGCGCTGCATGCATTGCCGATGTACCTCGGTCTCGACTTGCGCGGCGGCGTGCACTTCCTGCTGCAAGTGGACATGGCTGGCGCGCTCAACAAGAAGCTCGATTCCGACGCCGCCGACGCGCGCACTTACCTGCGCGACCGCAATATCCGCGATGGCGGCGTGAATCGCGTGGGGCAATCGGTGGTGGTGAATTTCGCCGATGCGGCCGCGGCCGACAACGCGCGCACGTTGCTCACGACGGGCGTCGCCGAATTGCAATGGACCACGCGTCAGGGCGGCGACGGCTATCAGGTGGTCGGCACCTTCACGCCGGGCACGCAGCGCACGGTGGAAGACGGCGCGCTCAAGCAAAACATCACGACGCTGCATAACCGCGTCAACGAACTCGGCGTGGCCGAGCCCGTGATTCAGCAGCAGGGTTCGGACCGGATCGTCGTCGAGCTGCCGGGCGTGCAGGACACGGCGAAGGCAAAGGACATCATCGGCCGCACGGCGACGCTCGAAGCACGTCTCGCCGATCCCGTGAACACCTACGGAAACGCGACCGATCCGGTGCCGCCGGGCGACGAAGCGTTCAAGCAGGGCGACCGCACCGTGTTCCTGCGCAAGCAGATCATCTTCACGGGCGACCGCATCATCGACGCGTCCACGGGCTTCGACGATCATCAGCGTCCGTCCGTAAATCTTCGCCTCGACTCGGCCGGCGGCCGCGCGGTGTCGAGCGTGTCGCGCGACAACATCGGCAAGCCGATGGCCATGGTTCTGTTCGAAAAGGGCAAGGGCGAAGTGCTGACGGTCGCGACCATTCAGTCCGAACTCGGCGACCGCTTCCAGATCACCGGCCAGCCGACGCCGCAAGCCGCCACGGATCTCGCACTGCTCTTGCGCGCCGGTTCGCTCGCAGCGCCAATGGACATCATCGAGGAACGCACGGTCGGGCCGAGCCTTGGCGCCGACAACATCAAGAAGGGCTTCGATTCGGTGCAGTACGGTTTCGCCGCGATCGCCATCTTCATGATCGTGTACTACATGCTGTTCGGCCTGATCTCCATGTTGTCGCTGTCGGTCAACCTGCTGCTGCTCGTCGCGATCCTCTCCATGCTGCAGGCCACGCTGACCTTGCCGGGTATCGCGGCTATTGCGCTTGCGCTCGGCATGGCGATCGACGCGAACGTGCTGATCAACGAACGTATCCGCGAAGAACTGCGTAACGGCGCGCCGCCGCAAACGGCGATACAGGAAGGTTTCAAGCACGCCTGGGCGACCATTCTCGACTCGAATGTCACCACGCTGATCGCCGGTCTCGCGCTGCTCGCGTTCGGCTCGGGTCCGGTACGCGGCTTCGCGGTCGTGCACTGTATCGGCATTCTGACCTCGATGTTCTCGGCGGTGTTCTTCTCGCGCGGCCTCGTGAACCTGTGGTACGGCGGCAAGAAGAAGCTGAAGTCGCTGGCTATCGGTCAGGTGTGGCGCCCGGAAGGCGGCAACACCGAAGCTGCGGCGGCCGCGTATCTCGCCGCCCAACGCGGTGACGATTCGCCCGTCGACGAAATCATCAAGACGGCGAAAGGCAAGACCAAGACGGCTGTTCCCGTCGCGGCGCCGCGTGCTCAGGTTCAGACGCCTGCGCGCGGTGGCAAGCCGAGCGTGCGCCGCCGTTCTGGTCCTGGCATCGATGAGGAAAAACCGGGTTCGCCCCGCTGA
- a CDS encoding cytochrome b, whose translation MESSVRIASAQSTGRYSATAIGLHWLIALLIVCGFYLGWIMTDIPGFTPTKLKYFSWHKWIGVTVFALAVLRLVWRATHRAPPMPVDMPGWQKGAAHLTHFLLYALMLVIPASGYLYSSAAGLQVVYLGVLPLPTIIGPDKALKATLRIVHIALNYTLLFFVVMHVLAALKHHFVDRDGLLGRMLPFLR comes from the coding sequence ATGGAAAGCAGCGTTCGCATCGCGTCGGCTCAGTCGACCGGACGATACAGCGCCACGGCAATCGGCCTGCACTGGCTGATTGCGTTGCTGATCGTATGCGGCTTTTATCTCGGCTGGATCATGACGGACATACCGGGTTTCACGCCGACCAAGCTCAAGTACTTTTCGTGGCACAAGTGGATTGGCGTGACCGTGTTCGCGCTTGCCGTTCTGCGGCTCGTGTGGCGCGCCACGCATCGCGCGCCGCCGATGCCCGTCGACATGCCGGGCTGGCAGAAGGGCGCGGCGCATCTCACGCATTTCCTCCTTTACGCACTCATGCTGGTGATTCCCGCATCGGGTTATCTTTATAGTTCCGCGGCCGGCTTGCAGGTGGTTTATCTCGGCGTGTTGCCGTTGCCAACCATCATCGGGCCGGACAAGGCTTTGAAGGCGACGCTGAGAATCGTGCATATTGCGCTGAACTACACGTTGCTCTTCTTCGTCGTGATGCACGTGCTCGCGGCACTCAAGCATCATTTCGTCGATCGCGATGGCTTGCTCGGCCGCATGCTTCCGTTTCTGCGCTAA
- a CDS encoding glutathione S-transferase N-terminal domain-containing protein, which produces MKLIGSHTSPYVRKVRIVMAEKKIDCELVLEDVWASDSKIHDYNPLGKVPCLILDDGEAVFDSRVICEFVDTLTPVGKLLPQERRERTEVRCWEALADGMLDAAVLIRLEGVLREEGQRSEAWIKRQRLKIDDGIRAMARGLGSKQWCSANRFTLADIACGCALSYLDFRLPELNWRDAHPALDKFYARLAQRQSFVDTAPA; this is translated from the coding sequence ATGAAACTGATCGGTTCGCACACAAGTCCATACGTCCGCAAGGTTCGGATCGTCATGGCAGAGAAGAAGATTGATTGCGAACTGGTGCTCGAGGACGTATGGGCATCCGATTCCAAGATCCACGACTACAACCCGCTCGGCAAGGTGCCCTGCCTGATTCTGGACGACGGCGAAGCGGTGTTCGACTCGCGCGTGATCTGCGAGTTCGTGGATACGCTCACGCCTGTCGGCAAGCTTCTGCCGCAGGAACGCCGCGAGCGCACCGAAGTGCGCTGCTGGGAAGCGCTCGCCGACGGCATGCTCGACGCCGCCGTGCTGATTCGCCTGGAAGGAGTGCTGCGTGAGGAAGGACAGCGCAGCGAGGCGTGGATCAAGCGGCAGCGTTTGAAGATCGACGACGGCATCCGCGCAATGGCGCGCGGTCTTGGCTCGAAGCAATGGTGCTCGGCGAACCGCTTCACGCTTGCAGATATCGCCTGTGGCTGCGCGCTCAGTTATCTGGATTTCCGCCTGCCGGAGTTGAATTGGCGCGATGCGCATCCGGCGCTCGATAAGTTTTACGCGCGGCTTGCGCAACGGCAGTCGTTCGTGGATACGGCGCCGGCTTGA
- the yajC gene encoding preprotein translocase subunit YajC has product MSFISNAFAQGTASSAESSLMSFLPLILMFAVLYFIMIRPQMKRQKEHRNMLSAMAKGDEVVTNGGIVGKVTKVSEAYVGVEIAEGTEITVQKAAVTTILPKGTIKAL; this is encoded by the coding sequence GTGTCGTTCATTTCCAATGCCTTTGCACAAGGCACCGCCAGCAGCGCGGAATCGAGCCTGATGAGCTTCCTGCCGCTGATCCTGATGTTCGCCGTGTTGTACTTCATCATGATCCGTCCGCAGATGAAGCGTCAGAAAGAGCATCGCAACATGCTGTCGGCCATGGCCAAGGGCGATGAAGTCGTCACGAACGGCGGCATCGTCGGCAAGGTCACGAAGGTGTCGGAAGCTTACGTTGGCGTGGAAATCGCCGAAGGCACGGAAATCACCGTGCAGAAGGCTGCCGTCACGACCATTCTCCCGAAGGGCACCATCAAAGCGCTGTAA